A genomic window from Salvia hispanica cultivar TCC Black 2014 chromosome 5, UniMelb_Shisp_WGS_1.0, whole genome shotgun sequence includes:
- the LOC125189333 gene encoding fasciclin-like arabinogalactan protein 14: MKMSVIPSFMILILLLLIHRSNGFDITQILNQYPDFSNFNSYLTQTNLASAINSRNTITVLVVDNANIASLSGKSPEAIKNILSVHVILDYYDVAKLQQLAATSPLPTTLFQSSGLALGQQGFLNVTHPSAASVTFGSAMPGSTQSSALVKSVTSEPYSISVLQISSPIIPQGIDAVKTSAPAATTAATATPPPPAPATANATTTTTTTPPPPAPATANATTTATPPPPAPATANATTTTPPPPAPATANATTTTPPPANATATATPPPANATVTAPPTKATPPTKAAAPTKAAAPTKAAAPTKAAAPTKAAAPTKAAAPTVGATPSAAPGSASSPAASADDTPASDESGSSEPAAKGAAAALEIGVAVVCTMALSTLHLASTI; encoded by the coding sequence atgaaaatgagTGTTATTCCCTCTTTCATGATCTTGATTCTCCTTCTGTTGATCCATAGAAGCAATGGGTTTGACATCACCCAAATCCTGAACCAATACCCGGATTTCAGCAACTTCAACAGCTACCTCACACAGACCAACCTAGCGAGCGCCATCAACAGCCGCAACACGATCACCGTCCTGGTCGTGGACAACGCCAACATTGCCTCCCTTTCGGGCAAATCACCCGAGGCCATCAAGAACATCCTCAGCGTACACGTCATCCTCGATTACTACGATGTCGCCAAGCTCCAACAGCTTGCGGCCACCTCACCCCTCCCCACCACCTTGTTCCAGAGCAGCGGCCTCGCTCTAGGCCAGCAAGGCTTCTTGAACGTGACTCACCCGAGTGCAGCCAGCGTTACATTCGGCTCTGCCATGCCCGGCTCCACCCAAAGCTCCGCCCTTGTCAAGTCTGTCACCTCAGAGCCTTACAGCATATCAGTTCTCCAAATCAGCAGTCCCATCATTCCCCAAGGCATTGATGCTGTCAAAACCTCAGCCCCCGCGGCTACCACTGCCGCCACGGCCACTCCCCCACCCCCAGCACCCGCCACTGCCAacgccaccaccaccaccaccaccactccCCCACCCCCAGCACCCGCCACTGCCAacgccaccaccaccgccactCCCCCTCCCCCAGCACCCGCCACTGCCAacgccaccaccaccactccCCCTCCCCCAGCACCCGCCACTGCCAAtgccaccaccaccactccCCCACCCGCCAATGCCACTGCCACAGCCACTCCTCCACCCGCCAATGCCACGGTCACGGCCCCACCAACCAAGGCAACCCCTCCAACTAAGGCTGCTGCCCCAACCAAGGCTGCTGCCCCAACAAAGGCGGCTGCGCCAACAAAGGCGGCTGCTCCAACAAAGGCGGCTGCGCCAACCAAGGCTGCTGCCCCAACCGTGGGGGCCACTCCATCTGCTGCCCCCGGCTCTGCCTCGTCCCCTGCTGCATCGGCCGATGATACTCCAGCATCAGATGAATCGGGTTCGAGCGAACCTGCAGCCAAGGGTGCAGCAGCGGCGCTCGAAATTGGCGTGGCCGTGGTATGCACAATGGCGTTGTCCACCCTCCACCTAGCATCAACAATTTGA
- the LOC125189332 gene encoding fasciclin-like arabinogalactan protein 3, which translates to MALPLSLLLSLLTISLHTANAHDITQLLNQYPEFATFNSYLTQTNLAAEINARNTITLLVLDNGSLSPLSGKPVELIRSILSVHILLDYYDAPRLQTQATSRNLMTTLFQTTGLARGQQGFVSVSSPAVGSFAFGSAMPGSPLDSSLVKSVLLEPYNISILQVSSAIIPQGIDGSKTSSPPVTSPPAVATPPALATAAATPPLLATVAGTPPPPATAAATPPPTTLPSLPIPPPLASLLPIPSTPPPTPSAATVPALAPPTPSTAAPLPSTAAPKASTAPVAAATTPTPSKAPLPSKVPAPVPSRSSAAPVTAPTAKAPVSALAPGAEGPSSEVGGATAAGGTPAAKSAATPLEYGLGLVFTMVLSSIYLASTV; encoded by the coding sequence ATGGctctccccctctctctccttctctctctcctcaccATCTCACTCCACACTGCCAACGCCCACGACATCACCCAACTCCTCAACCAATACCCCGAGTTCGCCACCTTCAACAGCTACCTCACCCAGACCAACCTGGCCGCCGAGATCAACGCCCGCAACACCATCACCCTCCTCGTACTCGACAACGGGAGCCTCTCCCCCCTCTCCGGGAAGCCCGTGGAGCTCATCCGGAGCATCCTCTCCGTGCACATCCTCCTCGACTACTACGATGCCCCGAGACTGCAGACTCAGGCCACCAGCCGCAACCTCATGACCACCCTCTTCCAGACCACCGGCCTCGCCCGCGGCCAGCAGGGCTTCGTCAGTGTGTCCAGCCCCGCAGTCGGCAGCTTTGCCTTCGGCTCAGCCATGCCCGGATCGCCACTCGACTCGAGCCTGGTCAAATCTGTTCTCCTAGAGCCTTACAACATCTCAATTCTCCAAGTGAGCAGTGCTATCATACCTCAGGGGATTGATGGCTCCAAAACTTCGTCTCCGCCGGTCACATCCCCTCCCGCCGTTGCAACCCCTCCTGCTCTAGCCACGGCCGCTGCAACCCCTCCTCTTCTAGCAACCGTTGCTGGAACCCCTCCGCCTCCAGCCACCGCCGCTGCAACCCCTCCGCCAACCACTTTACCTTCTCTACCGATACCGCCACCACTAGCAAGCTTGCTTCCGATCCCATCAACGCCTCCACCAACACCGAGCGCAGCCACTGTCCCAGCCCTGGCTCCACCAACACCAAGCACAGCTGCTCCCCTTCCATCTACCGCCGCGCCAAAGGCGAGCACTGCTCCCGTCGCAGCTGCAACCACACCAACGCCGAGCAAGGCCCCTTTACCTTCAAAGGTCCCGGCACCAGTTCCTTCCAGGTCATCTGCAGCACCAGTCACAGCACCAACAGCAAAGGCCCCTGTTTCAGCTTTGGCTCCAGGTGCAGAGGGACCGTCATCAGAGGTTGGAGGAGCAACTGCAGCCGGAGGTACACCAGCAGCGAAGAGCGCGGCCACACCTCTTGAGTACGGCCTTGGTCTCGTGTTTACAATGGTGCTGTCCAGCATTTACCTGGCATCAACAGTTTGA
- the LOC125188373 gene encoding ABC transporter I family member 17 — MEAAFEVDGGGERLLGLVDGHSPEMKIEVRDLTRVSDKGVRILNKLNLDIPKGLIMGVIGPSGSGKSTFLRSLNRLWEPASATVFLDGVDICQLDVLSLRRKVGMLFQLPVLFEGTVADNVRYGPQLKGNKLNDNEVYKLLALSDLDSSFYNKSGGELSVGQAQRVALARTLANEPEVLLLDEPTSALDPISTENIENALVRLKKEQEMTIVIVSHSIKQIQRIADVVCLVVDGEIVEILKPDRLSEAKHPMAQRFLQLSS, encoded by the exons ATGGAAGCAGCTTTTGAAG TGGATGGAGGAGGAGAGCGCCTGCTAGGTTTGGTAGATGGGCACTCTcctgaaatgaaaatagagGTGAGGGATCTGACAAGGGTTTCTGACAAGGGTGTAAGAATACTGAACAAACTCAACCTAGACATTCCCAAAGGACTGATCATGGGGGTGATCGGGCCGAGTGGCAGCGGGAAATCCACATTTCTTCGCAGCCTCAACCGGTTATGGGAGCCTGCCTCTGCTACAGTGTTCTTGGATGGTGTGGATATCTGTCAGCTTGATGTTCTCAGCCTTCGTCGAAAAGTTGGTATGCTGTTCCAGCTTCCTGTGCTGTTTGAAG GAACTGTTGCAGACAACGTGCGTTATGGACCACAGTTAAAGGGAAACAAACTAAACGACAATGAGGTATACAAGTTATTGGCTCTTTCAGATCTCGATTCCTCTTTCTACAACAAGTCTGGCGGAGAGCTATCTGTTGGTCAGGCGCAAAGGGTTGCTCTCGCAAGAACTTTAGCTAACGAGCCAGAG GTTTTGCTGCTTGACGAGCCAACGAGCGCATTGGATCCGATTTCAACCGAGAACATAGAAAATGCTCTGGTGAGACTGAAGAAAGAACAGGAAATGACAATCGTTATAGTATCTCACAGCATCAAACAGATACAGAGGATTGCCGATGTGGTGTGCCTTGTTGTAGATGGGGAGATTGTTGAAATCTTGAAACCTGATCGCCTCTCCGAGGCTAAGCATCCCATGGCACAAAGGTTCTTGCAGCTTAGCTCttaa
- the LOC125188356 gene encoding uncharacterized protein LOC125188356, with protein sequence MQPPHHYSRINLAELKAQLVKKLGPEGSKQYFYFLHMFLSLKLSKVEFNKLCLRIIGRENIPFHNQLIRSILRNACSAKTPPPANQKDDVSRHGVHLTGKDMSTDSLLQNGSHTNVAQASGSPCLSNGGGDMLLPLSPRKVRTNIRDRKAGDRRSALGPNGKASFATQLPAATLSSDFGAVLENGDLNPPDMRSLLKQSGSENEILAPNAAKMSIVRRSLDVSAPSCSKDQTELVVSDDGKEASARSPLRAPLGVQLRPVSVGGAHRALPLSSSSRCLGSYNNGSLLDCLTLRERMEQISLVQGLEGVSVDSANILSHGLDAYMKGLIRSCIELVGSRSGHESTKNKTNKHPNYMKLINGVKPGHQFLMQHSGKTMEVQEQRSQSPISLQDFRVAMELNPQKLGEDWPMLLEKICTHAFEE encoded by the coding sequence atgcaACCACCACATCACTATTCGCGGATCAATCTTGCTGAATTGAAAGCTCAGTTAGTGAAGAAACTTGGGCCAGAGGGGTCAAAGCAATACTTTTATTTCCTTCATATGTTCTTGAGTTTGAAATTGAGTAAGGTTGAGTTCAATAAGCTGTGTCTTAGAATTATTGGCCGGGAGAATATTCCATTTCACAATCAGTTGATTCGATCGATACTGAGAAATGCTTGTAGTGCAAAGACACCACCGCCGGCCAATCAGAAGGATGATGTTTCTAGACATGGTGTGCACCTTACCGGAAAGGATATGTCCACTGACAGTCTCCTGCAAAACGGGTCCCACACCAATGTAGCTCAGGCTTCTGGTTCACCCTGTTTATCAAATGGAGGTGGTGACATGCTGCTACCTCTCTCGCCTCGAAAGGTCAGGACAAATATCCGTGACCGGAAAGCTGGTGACCGTCGTAGTGCACTTGGACCTAATGGGAAGGCTAGTTTTGCTACTCAGCTTCCTGCTGCTACTCTGTCAAGTGACTTTGGTGCTGTGTTGGAGAATGGAGATTTGAATCCACCTGATATGAGAAGTCTACTGAAGCAATCAGGGAGTGAAAACGAGATCTTGGCCCCAAATGCTGCTAAAATGTCCATCGTTAGGAGATCTCTGGATGTTTCAGCTCCTTCGTGTAGCAAAGATCAAACTGAGTTAGTTGTCAGTGATGATGGGAAAGAGGCTTCGGCTAGGAGTCCACTTCGAGCTCCCCTTGGGGTTCAGTTACGTCCTGTTAGCGTTGGTGGGGCACACAGAGCTCTGCCTCTATCGAGTAGCAGTAGATGTCTTGGCTCATATAACAATGGTTCTTTGTTGGACTGTCTAACATTAAGGGAACGGATGGAGCAGATTTCTCTCGTACAGGGTCTTGAAGGGGTTTCAGTGGATTCTGCCAACATACTGAGCCATGGTTTAGATGCTTACATGAAAGGATTGATTAGATCGTGCATCGAGCTTGTAGGGTCAAGATCGGGGCATGAGTCAACAAAGAACAAAACCAATAAGCATCCCAATTATATGAAGTTGATAAACGGTGTAAAACCAGGTCATCAATTTCTGATGCAACATAGTGGAAAGACGATGGAAGTGCAAGAACAAAGAAGTCAGTCCCCCATTTCGTTACAGGACTTTAGAGTAGCCATGGAGCTGAATCCTCAAAAACTTGGCGAAGACTGGCCGATGTTGCTGGAGAAGATATGTACACATGCATTTGAAGAATAG
- the LOC125189331 gene encoding E3 ubiquitin-protein ligase RSL1-like, translating to MNKEDSVASPMAVLPAEVAAAWDEVLCEAAIGVGQRVYCPYKDCSALLVDDGSGGIALAECPFCNRLFCASCNVAPSHTGMDCEGFAKLGKDEREEGDLMVHDLAKSNKWRRCPGCNFYVEKNEGCLHITCRYAFLLCFVYFSFPSTS from the exons ATGAACAAAGAGGATAGCGTCGCCTCCCCGAT GGCCGTGCTCCCCGCCGAGGTGGCGGCGGCGTGGGACGAGGTGCTGTGCGAGGCGGCCATCGGGGTGGGGCAGCGCGTCTACTGCCCCTACAAGGACTGCTCGGCCCTGCTGGTCGACGACGGCAGCGGGGGCATCGCCTTGGCGGAGTGCCCCTTCTGCAATAGGCTCTTCTGCGCGAGCTGCAACGTGGCGCCGTCGCACACCGGGATGGACTGCGAGGGCTTCGCGAAGCTAGGGAAGGACGAGAGAGAGGAAGGGGATTTGATGGTGCATGATCTTGCCAAGTCCAACAAGTGGCGGAGGTGCCCCGGCTGCAACTTCTACGTCGAGAAGAATGAAGGATGCCTGCACATTACGTGCAGGTATGCCTTcttattatgttttgtttatttctctTTCCCGTCCACCTCTTAA
- the LOC125188371 gene encoding very-long-chain aldehyde decarbonylase CER3-like, whose translation MASEKDCSVSCRNEASLFSWPWENLGTLKYLLYAPLVANALYAIYRGEIKNEAWCLHILILFGARALVHQLWGSYSSMLFLNRNRRIDQKGLEFKQIDAEWHWDNFLMLQMIAASLLCLSLPLSDFPIFDSRGFLWCLILHIGISEPLYYWLHRLLHSPAFFQDYHWLHHSSRVLHPFTSGHATFLEHLLLCVVVGIPTLGTIYIGYGSISLMYGYLLAFDFLQCLAHCNVEVFPSKLFDNFPLLKHIIRTPTYHSLHHTDMATNFCLFMPFYDNLWKTTNAQSWELQREISSRKKSRVADFVFLAHVVDVISALHSPFVFRSFSSMPFTIKPFLFPMWPFTYLVMLVMWAKAKTFLFSLYCLRGKLHETWIVPRFGFQYFLPFATKGINNQIEDAILKADRLGVKVISLAALNKNESLNGGGTLFTTKHPNLRVRVVHGNTLTAAVILHEIPNDVDEVFLTGATSKLGRAIALYLARRKVKVLMLTLSTERFCKIQKEAPIDCQRHLVQVTKYQAAQQCKTWIIGKWTTPREQYWAPSGTHFHQFVVPPIIPFRRDCTYGKLAAMRLPDDVEGLGSCEYTMGRGVVHACHAGGVVHFLEGWKHHEVGAINVDQIDIVWEAALRHGLKPL comes from the exons ATGGCAAGTGAGAAAGATTGCAGTGTTTCATGTAGGAATGAAGcttctttgttttcttggCCATGGGAGAATTTGGGTACTTTAAAG TATTTGTTGTATGCTCCATTAGTTGCAAATGCCCTTTATGCTATCTATAGAGGTGAGATCAAGAATGAAGCTTGGTGCTTGCATATTCTCATCTTATTTGGGGCTAGAGCCCTTGTTCATCAGCTTTGGGGGAGCTATTCTAGCATGCTTTTCCTTAATCGAAATCGAAGAATCGATCAAAAAGGCTTGGAATTCAAGCAAATCGATGCAGAATGGCATTG GGACAATTTCTTGATGCTTCAAATGATTGCTGCTTCATTACTGTGCTTGAGTTTGCCTTTATCCGATTTTCCCATCTTCGATTCGAGGGGGTTTTTGTGGTGCCTAATTCTCCACATAGGAATCTCAGAGCCACTGTATTACTGGCTGCATAGGTTGTTACATTCCCCTGCTTTCTTCCAAGACTATCACTGGCTCCACCATAGCTCAAGAGTTCTCCATCCTTTCACAT CTGGACATGCTACATTCTTGGAACATCTGCTGCTTTGTGTAGTTGTAGGAATCCCGACTTTGGGAACGATCTATATAGGATACGGGTCGATAAGCTTGATGTATGGTTATCTTTTGGCCTTCGATTTTCTTCAGTGTTTGGCTCATTGCAATGTTGAAGTTTTCCCCAGCAAATTGTTTGATAATTTCCCACTGCTCAAGCATATCATTCGTACACCTAC ATACCACAGTCTTCACCACACCGACATGGCGACTAATTTCTGCCTCTTTATGCCCTTCTACGACAATTTATGGAAGACGACGAACGCCCAATCATGGGAGCTCCAACGAGAGATAAGTTCAAGAAAAA AGAGCAGAGTAGCAGATTTTGTGTTTCTTGCACACGTCGTTGATGTTATATCAGCGTTACACTCTCCTTTCGTTTTCCGATCATTCAGCTCAATGCCTTTCACTATAAAGCCCTTCTTGTTTCCAATGTGGCCTTTTACCTATTTGGTGATGCTTGTTATGTGGGCAAAGGCTAAAACATTCTTGTTCAGCCTTTACTGTCTCAGAGGTAAACTGCATGAGACATGGATCGTCCCGAGATTCGGTTTTCAG TATTTCTTACCTTTTGCAACAAAAGGCATAAATAATCAGATAGAAGATGCTATCCTTAAAGCAGATAGGCTCGGAGTTAAGGTTATTAGTCTTGCTGCACTAAATAAG AACGAGAGCCTTAATGGAGGAGGGACGCTCTTTACCACCAAGCATCCCAACCTCAGAGTCAGAGTGGTTCATGGCAACACCCTCACAGCGGCTGTGATCCTACATGAGATTCCTAATGATGTAGACGAAGTTTTCCTAACCGGTGCTACCTCTAAACTTGGGAGAGCCATCGCTCTCTACCTTGCTCGTCGCAAGGTTAAAGTCTTG ATGCTGACGCTGTCGACAGAGAGATTTTGCAAGATTCAGAAAGAAGCACCAATAGACTGCCAAAGACACTTAGTTCAAGTCACTAAGTACCAGGCAGCACAACAGTGTAAG ACATGGATAATCggaaagtggacgacgcctaGAGAGCAGTACTGGGCTCCATCAGGAACACATTTCCACCAGTTTGTGGTTCCTCCCATCATCCCTTTTAGAAGGGACTGCACTTATGGGAAGCTGGCAGCAATGAGGCTGCCTGATGATGTCGAAGGGCTCGGATCATGCGAG TATACAATGGGAAGAGGTGTGGTGCACGCTTGTCATGCAGGAGGAGTTGTACATTTTCTTGAAGGGTGGAAGCATCACGAGGTTGGGGCGATCAACGTCGATCAGATTGATATTGTGTGGGAGGCGGCACTTAGACATGGCCTGAAGCCATTGTAG